The following proteins are co-located in the Lusitaniella coriacea LEGE 07157 genome:
- a CDS encoding PEP-CTERM sorting domain-containing protein (PEP-CTERM proteins occur, often in large numbers, in the proteomes of bacteria that also encode an exosortase, a predicted intramembrane cysteine proteinase. The presence of a PEP-CTERM domain at a protein's C-terminus predicts cleavage within the sorting domain, followed by covalent anchoring to some some component of the (usually Gram-negative) cell surface. Many PEP-CTERM proteins exhibit an unusual sequence composition that includes large numbers of potential glycosylation sites. Expression of one such protein has been shown restore the ability of a bacterium to form floc, a type of biofilm.), whose protein sequence is MPISKPWQKLPLATTIGVLISVGMAVNPANAVTLVSGNSSIEFDEEEARTQRWEIDGINNLFQGLFFFNIGNDANRAETSFADLDLVQLTTTQSTALAVYSGFGFDISLNLELVGGQLGSGTSDFYETITITNRDARDRAVSLFAYTDFDLNNAFSNDTTQISGNTAQQTTPEGFTATVEVNPFPDGFEISEFDDLRDDLTDDSRTVLNNFGGPLLDADGTFAFAWNFLLGTDEPLSFSQHKQIQSPPTSPPVSVPEPTSILGLLIGGFLGASAMRQRK, encoded by the coding sequence ATGCCCATTTCAAAACCTTGGCAAAAACTCCCTCTCGCAACAACAATTGGCGTTTTAATTAGTGTTGGGATGGCTGTGAATCCCGCTAATGCCGTAACGCTTGTTTCTGGGAATTCCTCTATTGAATTTGATGAGGAAGAAGCACGAACGCAACGATGGGAAATTGACGGGATTAATAACCTTTTTCAAGGATTGTTTTTTTTCAATATTGGAAATGACGCGAATCGTGCAGAGACATCTTTTGCCGATCTCGATCTCGTCCAACTCACCACGACCCAAAGTACAGCACTTGCTGTATATAGCGGGTTTGGGTTTGATATTTCCCTTAATCTAGAACTCGTTGGCGGTCAATTGGGTAGCGGGACATCGGACTTCTACGAAACGATAACTATCACCAATCGGGATGCGCGCGATCGCGCGGTGAGTTTATTCGCTTATACCGACTTCGATCTCAACAACGCATTTTCCAACGATACGACTCAGATTTCTGGTAATACAGCCCAACAAACTACTCCGGAAGGGTTCACGGCAACTGTTGAAGTCAATCCTTTTCCCGATGGTTTTGAAATTAGTGAATTTGACGATCTTCGAGATGATTTAACAGATGATTCCCGTACCGTTCTCAACAACTTTGGTGGACCATTACTTGATGCAGATGGCACATTTGCCTTTGCTTGGAACTTTCTCTTAGGAACTGACGAACCCCTGAGTTTCTCGCAACACAAACAAATTCAGTCTCCACCCACCTCGCCACCTGTTTCCGTTCCCGAACCCACCTCAATTTTGGGTTTATTGATCGGAGGTTTCCTCGGTGCAAGTGCCATGCGACAGCGCAAATAA
- a CDS encoding transglycosylase SLT domain-containing protein, whose product MAKGRTIQTILTVSLATMISVLLGATLYVAMEKGWVAQLQRQFFASGETPSKPEDDSESLVLPLTLQAPEERRSRLEEIATQDKASYDRNRARYLLASDWIEELEGGKALRLLEGLENEYPVLAPHILLKRARAYELTNELTKSRQTLEQLLEQHPEANAAAQALYLLGKSNPEYHDTALTRFPNHPLTHQIARDRLDKDPNQANLLLFLVRQTPTADGMSAIRDRVVKKYALQLTPEDWGAIADAYWEQGEYGPAAEAYSKTDRAPKSLYRVGRGRQLSGNNTQAKAAYQTLVQAFPEAEETGLALSRLAQLSPPQEALGYLDRIIENFRDRAPDALIRKANLHEKLRQGKLAGQARQTLLDQYSNSDEASKYRWESAKKLAEKGKYADAWKWAHPIAQDNPDSSLAPKAAFWVGKWATQLNLSRDAKAAYEYVLTNYPESYYAWRSAVRLGWDVGDFATLRQMNPPIETPQQRPVPPAGSEAFKELYQLGQDRDAEIQWDAELGNKAEPSVPEHFTEALLLLAQEEYLKGINQIWALKNAEGDGATEEWQALRQTPEYWHALFPFPYKDSILEWSQERQLNPLLVVSLMRQESRFEEEIRSPVGATGLMQVMPATGKEVAQKSGITDYKLTNPEDNIAIGTWYLDFTHRENNDNSLLAIAGYNAGPGNVATWLKRYGFNDSDRFVEQIPFGETKGYVESVFGNYWNYLRLYDPEVAQKLETRE is encoded by the coding sequence ATGGCGAAGGGACGAACAATCCAAACCATCTTAACGGTTAGCTTGGCAACCATGATCTCGGTGTTGCTGGGTGCTACGTTATATGTGGCAATGGAGAAAGGGTGGGTGGCGCAACTTCAGCGTCAGTTCTTTGCTTCTGGCGAAACGCCATCCAAACCGGAAGATGATTCAGAGTCGTTGGTGCTGCCATTGACGTTGCAAGCGCCGGAGGAGCGACGATCGCGCCTGGAAGAAATTGCGACTCAAGATAAAGCTTCTTACGACCGCAATCGCGCCCGTTACCTCCTCGCCAGCGACTGGATTGAGGAATTGGAAGGGGGGAAAGCCTTGCGCCTGTTGGAGGGGTTGGAAAATGAATATCCCGTCCTAGCGCCGCACATCCTCCTCAAACGCGCCCGCGCCTACGAGTTAACCAACGAATTGACAAAATCGCGACAAACTCTCGAACAGTTGCTAGAGCAGCATCCAGAGGCAAATGCAGCCGCCCAGGCTTTGTACCTTTTGGGCAAGTCGAACCCGGAATACCACGACACAGCCCTAACCCGCTTCCCCAATCATCCCCTGACTCATCAGATCGCGCGCGATCGCCTGGACAAAGATCCCAATCAGGCAAATTTACTCTTATTTTTAGTGCGACAAACGCCAACCGCAGATGGAATGAGCGCTATTCGCGATCGCGTGGTTAAAAAATATGCCCTGCAACTGACCCCGGAAGATTGGGGCGCGATCGCGGACGCATATTGGGAACAAGGGGAATACGGCCCAGCGGCTGAAGCCTACAGCAAAACCGATCGCGCGCCCAAGTCCCTCTATCGCGTGGGTAGGGGTCGCCAATTGAGTGGGAATAACACTCAAGCCAAAGCGGCATATCAAACGCTGGTGCAAGCCTTCCCCGAAGCCGAAGAAACCGGATTAGCCCTCAGTCGCCTAGCCCAACTCTCCCCTCCCCAAGAGGCTTTGGGCTATCTCGATCGGATTATTGAAAATTTCCGCGATCGCGCGCCAGATGCCCTAATTCGCAAAGCCAATCTCCACGAAAAGTTGAGACAAGGCAAATTAGCCGGTCAAGCACGACAAACACTCCTAGACCAATACAGCAATTCCGACGAAGCCTCCAAATACCGTTGGGAAAGTGCCAAAAAACTCGCAGAAAAAGGCAAATACGCCGATGCTTGGAAATGGGCGCATCCCATCGCTCAGGACAATCCCGATAGCAGTCTCGCCCCCAAAGCCGCGTTTTGGGTGGGGAAATGGGCAACGCAACTCAACCTCTCCCGCGATGCCAAAGCCGCATACGAATACGTCCTCACCAACTACCCAGAATCCTACTACGCTTGGCGTTCGGCGGTTCGCCTCGGTTGGGATGTGGGCGACTTCGCCACCCTGCGCCAAATGAATCCCCCCATTGAAACTCCCCAGCAGCGTCCGGTTCCCCCGGCGGGTTCTGAGGCGTTCAAAGAACTCTACCAACTCGGTCAAGATCGCGACGCAGAGATCCAATGGGACGCAGAACTCGGCAATAAAGCAGAGCCTTCGGTACCCGAACATTTCACAGAAGCGCTACTCCTCCTCGCTCAAGAAGAGTATCTCAAAGGGATTAATCAGATTTGGGCGCTCAAAAACGCTGAAGGAGACGGCGCAACGGAAGAATGGCAAGCCTTGCGACAAACCCCCGAATATTGGCACGCCCTCTTCCCCTTCCCTTACAAAGACTCGATCCTCGAATGGTCGCAAGAGCGGCAACTCAATCCCCTTTTGGTGGTTTCGCTGATGCGCCAGGAATCCCGCTTTGAGGAGGAAATTCGCTCTCCGGTGGGGGCGACGGGGTTAATGCAGGTGATGCCTGCAACGGGGAAAGAAGTGGCGCAAAAGAGCGGAATCACCGATTACAAATTAACCAATCCTGAAGATAATATCGCGATCGGCACGTGGTATCTCGATTTCACGCACCGGGAGAATAACGATAATTCCCTTCTCGCGATCGCGGGCTATAACGCTGGTCCCGGAAATGTGGCAACCTGGTTAAAGCGCTACGGGTTTAACGATTCCGATCGCTTTGTGGAACAAATCCCCTTTGGGGAGACGAAAGGATATGTTGAATCGGTCTTTGGCAACTACTGGAACTATCTGCGCCTGTACGATCCTGAAGTCGCACAGAAATTAGAAACACGCGAGTAG
- a CDS encoding N-acetylmuramoyl-L-alanine amidase, whose protein sequence is MRNCWLLLSVLGTIISALPAEAAKLTSWQFDTNQNKLVFSTNDGVQPTAKLISNPSRVVIDLPGTQLGKPTTHKQIGSAVKSVRAGQFNAQTARLVVELEAGYTIDPQQVRVVGNTPNQWSVQLPNPQRAPGSTTRAIAATSNPNFQITQNGLYVRLDAQQTGTLQTQRSKDGRQIAIDLPGIALPSALAAQNLAVSRYGVSSVQFTQISPSMARMTLNVTADSPDWQASFSRFGGLVLVPMGGMRSIRDSNPKPEFSTPVANTPPSVVNIPVPPPRNPLPPRVSTPTPPRVSTPTPPRVSPPAPPQVSPPTRTPSPSLPTIPNSRVLVTIDPGHGGRDPGAIGRGGLREIDVVLPISKDVARILEQQGVKVQMTRSDDRFISLGGRTRMANGARSDLFVSIHANASSTSGGNGLETFYYATGKGLAQSIQTSIVRRTGMKNRGVKQARFYVLKNTAMPAALVEVGFVTGSSDAAKLSNPAFRRQMAEAIAEGILNYVKRNNL, encoded by the coding sequence ATGCGAAATTGTTGGCTCCTCCTCAGTGTTTTAGGTACGATTATTTCTGCGCTTCCGGCTGAAGCGGCAAAACTGACCTCTTGGCAATTTGATACGAATCAAAATAAACTAGTTTTCTCCACCAATGATGGCGTTCAACCCACCGCAAAATTAATTTCTAATCCCAGTCGCGTTGTCATCGATTTGCCAGGAACGCAGTTAGGTAAACCCACCACGCATAAGCAAATTGGCAGTGCTGTTAAAAGCGTTCGTGCCGGACAGTTTAACGCACAAACCGCTCGCTTGGTAGTTGAATTGGAAGCGGGTTATACCATCGATCCCCAACAAGTTCGGGTGGTGGGAAATACGCCCAATCAATGGTCGGTACAACTTCCCAATCCCCAACGTGCGCCAGGTTCGACAACTCGCGCGATCGCGGCAACCTCAAATCCGAACTTCCAAATTACCCAAAACGGTCTATACGTGCGTTTAGACGCGCAACAAACTGGAACCCTGCAAACCCAACGCAGCAAAGATGGTCGTCAGATTGCCATTGACCTGCCAGGAATTGCCTTACCTTCTGCTCTCGCCGCGCAAAACCTCGCAGTCAGCCGTTATGGGGTTAGTTCCGTTCAATTTACTCAAATTTCCCCTTCAATGGCTCGCATGACCCTGAATGTGACCGCAGATAGCCCAGACTGGCAAGCTTCGTTCAGCCGTTTTGGGGGATTGGTTCTCGTTCCAATGGGTGGAATGCGCTCGATTCGCGACAGCAATCCAAAACCAGAATTTTCTACCCCCGTTGCAAATACCCCCCCTTCAGTCGTTAATATTCCCGTTCCGCCTCCCCGAAACCCCTTACCGCCTCGCGTATCGACTCCAACTCCCCCACGGGTATCAACCCCAACTCCCCCACGGGTATCGCCTCCAGCTCCTCCGCAGGTGTCGCCTCCGACTAGAACGCCGTCTCCTTCCTTACCCACAATCCCCAATAGTCGCGTGCTGGTGACGATCGATCCCGGACACGGGGGACGCGATCCGGGGGCGATTGGTCGCGGTGGATTGCGGGAAATAGATGTGGTTTTGCCAATTTCTAAGGATGTGGCTCGCATTCTGGAACAACAGGGGGTGAAAGTGCAGATGACGCGCTCTGACGATCGCTTTATTTCGTTAGGCGGGCGTACTAGGATGGCGAATGGCGCGCGATCGGATTTATTTGTCAGCATTCATGCCAATGCATCAAGCACTTCTGGGGGAAATGGACTGGAAACCTTCTACTACGCAACGGGTAAAGGGTTAGCCCAAAGCATTCAAACAAGCATTGTGCGGCGCACGGGAATGAAGAATCGAGGGGTAAAGCAAGCTCGCTTCTATGTCCTGAAAAATACAGCAATGCCCGCGGCGTTAGTAGAAGTGGGTTTTGTAACCGGAAGTTCCGATGCGGCGAAGTTGTCTAATCCAGCCTTCCGGCGACAGATGGCGGAGGCGATCGCGGAAGGCATTCTCAACTACGTCAAACGCAATAACCTCTAG
- a CDS encoding orange carotenoid-binding protein encodes MPFTIDTARNIFPNTLAADAVPATIARFNQLSPEDQLALIWFAYLEMGKSITIAAPGAANMALAERTLNDLRNMTPQEQTQAMCDLANRADTPFCRTYGVWSPNIKLGFWYQLGQWMDEGVVAPIPEGYKQSANAKSVLAAIEKLEPGQQITVLRNAVVDMGYDPSKLGQYTSVSEPVVAPKEMSQRTKVSIEGIDNPTVLSYMDNLNANDFDALIDLFAADGGLQPPFKRPIVGKDNILRFFKEECQNLKLSPERGVVEPPEDGFTPIKVTGKVQTPWFGAGVGMNVAWRFLVNPDGKIFFVAIDLLASPKELLNFAR; translated from the coding sequence ATGCCATTTACAATCGATACTGCTCGCAATATCTTTCCGAATACTCTAGCTGCTGATGCAGTTCCCGCAACCATCGCTCGGTTCAATCAACTGAGTCCTGAAGACCAACTCGCCCTCATTTGGTTTGCTTACCTCGAAATGGGTAAAAGCATCACGATTGCTGCTCCGGGTGCAGCGAACATGGCGCTAGCAGAAAGAACGCTGAACGACCTTCGCAACATGACCCCCCAAGAGCAAACCCAAGCCATGTGTGACTTAGCGAATCGGGCTGATACCCCATTCTGTCGCACCTATGGCGTTTGGTCGCCCAACATTAAACTCGGTTTCTGGTATCAGCTAGGACAGTGGATGGATGAAGGAGTTGTCGCACCCATTCCCGAAGGCTACAAACAATCTGCTAATGCCAAATCCGTATTAGCCGCCATTGAAAAATTAGAACCCGGTCAACAAATTACCGTTCTGCGTAACGCCGTTGTTGATATGGGTTACGACCCCAGTAAATTAGGTCAATACACTTCTGTTTCCGAACCCGTTGTCGCACCGAAAGAAATGTCGCAACGGACAAAAGTCAGCATCGAAGGTATCGATAATCCAACTGTATTAAGTTACATGGATAACTTAAATGCTAATGACTTTGATGCCTTAATTGACTTATTTGCAGCCGATGGCGGTTTGCAACCCCCTTTCAAACGCCCGATTGTTGGCAAAGACAATATTCTGCGCTTTTTCAAAGAAGAATGCCAAAATCTGAAACTTTCTCCAGAACGCGGCGTTGTCGAACCCCCCGAAGATGGGTTTACCCCCATTAAAGTCACGGGTAAAGTGCAAACCCCTTGGTTCGGCGCTGGTGTTGGCATGAACGTTGCTTGGCGTTTCTTGGTCAATCCGGACGGTAAAATTTTCTTTGTTGCCATTGACTTGTTAGCTTCTCCTAAAGAACTATTGAATTTTGCTCGATAG
- a CDS encoding PEP-CTERM sorting domain-containing protein has protein sequence MVTFSNILKQTSIVVTGAITLAFGTMGADVQAAKFFDSVINFTPGSGSGIGVINGSSYDGSNGPGTYDPFVVTSLDGASLGLGGAVEQPGSIILGFSDGSSLIDGDGVDLKLYDSFGLSEGFTLDIGNDGSNWFNVSTFDGSSAITQPFLDWRTYITEVDIASAGLTSAKFIRITAAPYSLPFFPEAYDLDAVEALNYAFIPESGSDSGNSNTEESGDSSSGGNNSSDGNTNGETPSNETSVPEPTSILGLFALGIFGIGANRKRS, from the coding sequence ATGGTTACTTTCTCGAACATTCTCAAACAAACTTCAATCGTGGTAACGGGTGCAATAACGTTAGCGTTTGGAACGATGGGTGCAGATGTCCAGGCGGCAAAGTTTTTCGACAGCGTAATTAATTTTACGCCCGGAAGCGGTTCTGGCATTGGTGTCATCAACGGGAGTTCCTACGACGGTTCTAATGGACCTGGAACTTACGATCCCTTTGTTGTCACTTCTTTGGATGGTGCAAGCTTAGGACTTGGCGGCGCGGTCGAGCAACCCGGTTCGATTATCTTAGGCTTTAGTGATGGCAGTTCCCTGATCGATGGCGATGGAGTCGATCTGAAACTCTACGACAGTTTTGGCTTATCTGAAGGATTTACCCTGGATATTGGGAATGATGGTTCCAACTGGTTTAATGTCAGCACTTTTGATGGTTCTTCCGCCATTACCCAACCTTTTTTAGATTGGCGAACCTACATCACTGAGGTTGATATTGCTTCTGCTGGATTGACCTCTGCGAAATTTATTCGGATTACCGCAGCACCCTATAGTTTGCCTTTTTTCCCTGAAGCTTACGATCTCGATGCAGTTGAAGCGCTGAATTATGCTTTTATTCCGGAAAGCGGTTCCGATTCGGGCAATTCGAATACAGAGGAGAGCGGCGATTCTTCCTCTGGGGGAAACAATAGTTCCGATGGTAATACCAATGGGGAAACTCCCTCGAACGAGACAAGCGTCCCCGAACCGACTTCAATCCTTGGATTATTTGCCCTTGGGATCTTCGGAATCGGTGCAAATCGGAAACGCTCGTAA
- a CDS encoding PEP-CTERM sorting domain-containing protein, translated as MSVITRKKSLISAASIALLAIGIGTQPASAAILTFTGQDVGATPADPRPNSDVAAANFDTAAGVLGAVNVIDFEDAPLGNFAALNIAPGVTATLTGTDTEGGIVTTPTLFGGTTPNTLGYNTTSGGEKFLGVVPVHDIGTMSVDFSFAEPIQAFGSYLTGLGTANGDLNVLFDDGTSQMLSVVGDSSGGSLFFGFTDAGKSIASVSLRLTSVMGSRDIFAIDDVRFVAASSPSSSVPEPSSMLGILGIGTAVAALALKRKGERF; from the coding sequence ATGTCTGTTATTACACGCAAAAAATCATTGATATCTGCGGCTAGTATTGCATTACTTGCAATAGGAATCGGAACTCAACCTGCGAGTGCAGCCATCCTCACATTTACGGGTCAAGATGTTGGTGCAACTCCCGCAGATCCACGTCCCAACTCCGATGTAGCCGCCGCGAATTTTGACACTGCCGCAGGGGTCTTGGGTGCGGTGAATGTTATCGATTTTGAGGATGCACCTCTTGGTAATTTCGCCGCTCTTAATATTGCACCGGGAGTAACCGCAACCCTCACCGGAACTGATACTGAGGGTGGAATTGTCACTACACCCACCTTGTTTGGAGGAACTACCCCTAACACGCTCGGTTACAACACAACATCGGGAGGGGAAAAGTTTTTGGGAGTTGTCCCCGTTCACGATATCGGGACGATGAGCGTAGATTTCTCTTTTGCCGAACCGATTCAAGCCTTTGGTTCCTATCTCACGGGTTTGGGGACGGCGAATGGAGATTTGAACGTGTTGTTTGATGACGGGACGAGTCAGATGTTATCTGTTGTCGGGGATTCAAGCGGCGGTTCGCTATTCTTCGGCTTTACGGATGCGGGAAAATCCATTGCTAGTGTTTCGCTGCGATTGACGAGTGTGATGGGAAGTCGTGATATTTTTGCCATTGACGACGTTCGTTTTGTTGCGGCTTCTTCTCCAAGTTCTTCCGTTCCCGAACCGAGTTCGATGCTGGGTATTTTAGGGATTGGGACGGCTGTGGCAGCTTTGGCACTGAAGCGGAAAGGAGAAAGGTTTTAA